Within the Thalassoglobus sp. JC818 genome, the region GTTTTCGCCAGTTGATCATCGATTTGCTTCGTCAGCTCACCGGCTTTAGCTGCGGCCTCATCGAGCGGCAGGCCGGCATTCATTCCGGGACGAACATGTCCGACGTCGGAGAGATATGCTGCATGCCAGAGCATCTGTCGTTGGTGAACAAGTTTTTCGAGGGACTGATCGTCCTCAGCAGAAAGCTTCACTCCCCAGGCATTGAGAATCGCTTCAGCGAGGATGCGATGCCCTTCTTGATCCAAATGAACGCCATCACCTGACAACACAAATTCCGGGTCGCTCTTCCTTTTCTCCGCGACGAACTTCGTCACCGGTGTGTGCAGATCGATGACCATTTCGACTCGATCTTTCTGAGCCAGAATCCAGTCAGAATAGCGTTTGATGACGTCGTCGTACTTGTCGTAAATCGAGTAATAAGCAAACTCATCGGCGTCCGCAGACACCAACTTGCCTTTCATCTTCAACGGCAGCGGATCGAAAGGAGGAGGAGTTAGCAGGATCAGCTTCGCTCCCGAATTGTGAACTTTCTCAATCAGCGAGTTGATCCCAGTTTGATAAATCTCAAATCGGTCTTCATCAAACGGATGATAGATCCCGTCGTTCATCCCATAACACGCGACGACAACATCTGGCTTCAATTTCTCAAGTGCCCGTTCGAGTCGTTCGTGAACGTTTGGACGAGGAAAGGGATGCCCCGGTTCAGACAAGCCAGAAGCTGTTTCGCTTGGCAGACCGAGATTGATGACTTCCGGCATCGCGTCCGACGATTGGCGAAGCAACTCCAATTCGATCAGCGAAATGTAGTATCCCGAATGGGTGATCGAATCCCCAAGAAACAGCACTCGCTCAGCCTTCAAGGCGAGATCTTGATCGCCAGCGAATGCG harbors:
- a CDS encoding SGNH/GDSL hydrolase family protein, yielding MVRSIVFRILMVCSLLNAAAMGAFAGDQDLALKAERVLFLGDSITHSGYYISLIELELLRQSSDAMPEVINLGLPSETASGLSEPGHPFPRPNVHERLERALEKLKPDVVVACYGMNDGIYHPFDEDRFEIYQTGINSLIEKVHNSGAKLILLTPPPFDPLPLKMKGKLVSADADEFAYYSIYDKYDDVIKRYSDWILAQKDRVEMVIDLHTPVTKFVAEKRKSDPEFVLSGDGVHLDQEGHRILAEAILNAWGVKLSAEDDQSLEKLVHQRQMLWHAAYLSDVGHVRPGMNAGLPLDEAAAKAGELTKQIDDQLAKTQASENSQ